In one window of Mobiluncus massiliensis DNA:
- a CDS encoding 6-phosphofructokinase, with the protein MGESAKPAKNGKSNAKPKTVKPEQDIRIGILTSGGDAQGMNAAVRSAVRSAIVLGAKPFAIREGWLGAVQGGSCIHELTWGDVSNTISKGGTIIGTARCPEFRDWEGRLKACENLVKNGIDRLISIGGDGSLRGTEELRQDWPKLLEQLVKEKRLSAAAAKAHPSLCIVGIVGSIDNDMAGTDMTIGTDSALNRILAALDQLSSTAASHQRTFVVEVMGRNCGYLALMSAVAGGSDYVLIPENPPAPGWEDDMCTKLSEGRKHGRRDSIVVVAEGAKDQDGQAITANYVAEAIEQRTGESARVTILGHIQRGGTPSVYDRWMPTLLGYAAVQDVIGAKPGDSAKVMGVRYNRIARLDLTQTVAATSNVHELIKAGKYDQAIASRGTSFTDMVEIFRVLSTPPSLLKPLPRKAKKVAVMHVGGLAPGMNVAARAAVRFGLQRGLEVLGIEGSWQGLIDGKVRKLLWKDVEGWDFRGGAELGTKREVPTIEQFYAIGRSIENHHIDALVLIGGYNAYLSAQAISGELKHYPALQIPMVIVPASIDNNLPGAEISIGADTALNNAVWSMDLMKESAAASKRCFITETMGRHCGYLALMSGIAAGAERVYLEEETISLETLGKHATEMREAFAKGRRLALVVRNELAGGHYDMRFMAKVFKQESQGCFDVRTDAVGYLQQGGAPSPFDRLLAVRLMWETMCHLDAALDSGQCAIEYIGEENGQMAYHDISQMEKQVDSEKRRPINQWWMGLRPLIEVMASSNPPIKDFPLPVIDMSGPES; encoded by the coding sequence ATGGGTGAGTCTGCGAAACCGGCAAAGAACGGGAAATCTAACGCGAAACCGAAGACGGTAAAGCCGGAACAGGACATTCGCATTGGCATTCTCACTTCTGGTGGTGACGCTCAGGGCATGAACGCGGCGGTGCGTTCCGCGGTGCGTTCCGCCATAGTTTTAGGAGCGAAGCCGTTCGCGATACGTGAAGGCTGGTTGGGTGCGGTTCAAGGCGGGTCCTGTATTCACGAGCTGACCTGGGGTGACGTGTCCAATACGATTTCCAAGGGCGGTACCATCATCGGCACCGCACGCTGCCCGGAGTTTCGGGATTGGGAAGGACGCCTGAAAGCCTGCGAGAACCTGGTTAAAAACGGCATTGACCGGCTCATTTCCATCGGTGGCGACGGGTCGCTGCGAGGAACGGAAGAGCTGCGCCAGGACTGGCCGAAGCTATTGGAGCAGTTGGTGAAGGAAAAGCGCCTCAGCGCCGCCGCAGCCAAAGCCCACCCGTCCTTGTGCATTGTCGGCATCGTCGGTTCTATTGACAACGACATGGCGGGCACAGACATGACGATCGGCACCGATTCGGCCTTGAATCGCATCTTGGCGGCTCTGGATCAGCTTTCGTCCACCGCCGCTTCCCACCAGCGCACCTTTGTGGTGGAAGTTATGGGACGAAACTGCGGATATTTAGCGCTGATGAGCGCCGTGGCGGGCGGTTCCGATTATGTACTGATACCCGAAAATCCCCCCGCACCCGGCTGGGAAGACGATATGTGTACGAAGCTCAGTGAAGGGCGCAAGCACGGGCGGCGCGATTCTATTGTGGTGGTGGCGGAAGGGGCAAAGGACCAGGACGGTCAGGCCATTACCGCCAACTATGTCGCTGAGGCTATTGAACAGCGCACGGGAGAGTCCGCTCGAGTCACCATCTTGGGACACATTCAACGCGGGGGAACACCCTCGGTATATGACCGGTGGATGCCCACCCTGCTGGGGTATGCCGCGGTACAGGACGTAATTGGGGCAAAGCCGGGGGATTCGGCCAAAGTGATGGGGGTGCGCTACAACCGGATTGCCCGGCTGGACCTGACCCAGACTGTGGCGGCGACCTCGAATGTTCACGAGCTCATAAAGGCTGGAAAATATGACCAGGCTATCGCCTCGCGGGGGACTTCCTTCACCGATATGGTAGAGATTTTCCGGGTTTTGTCCACCCCGCCCTCGTTGCTGAAGCCTTTGCCTCGCAAAGCGAAAAAAGTTGCCGTGATGCACGTGGGAGGTCTGGCTCCGGGGATGAACGTGGCGGCCCGGGCTGCAGTTCGTTTCGGACTGCAGCGTGGCCTGGAAGTCCTGGGTATCGAGGGGTCTTGGCAGGGGCTCATTGACGGCAAGGTTCGCAAACTGCTGTGGAAAGACGTGGAAGGCTGGGACTTCCGAGGTGGTGCGGAACTAGGAACCAAACGAGAGGTACCCACGATAGAACAGTTCTATGCCATCGGCCGCTCGATTGAAAACCACCATATCGATGCGCTGGTGCTGATTGGGGGCTACAACGCGTATCTGTCCGCCCAAGCTATCAGCGGGGAACTGAAGCATTATCCAGCCCTGCAGATACCGATGGTCATCGTCCCGGCATCCATCGACAACAACCTTCCGGGAGCCGAAATCTCCATCGGAGCGGACACTGCACTGAACAATGCGGTGTGGTCCATGGACCTGATGAAAGAATCGGCTGCCGCTTCAAAACGTTGTTTCATCACCGAAACTATGGGACGCCACTGCGGCTACCTGGCGCTGATGAGCGGAATCGCCGCCGGGGCAGAGCGAGTTTACCTTGAGGAAGAAACGATTAGCCTCGAGACGCTGGGCAAACATGCCACCGAAATGCGCGAGGCTTTCGCAAAAGGCCGTCGCCTCGCCCTGGTGGTTCGCAACGAACTGGCTGGGGGACACTATGACATGCGGTTTATGGCCAAAGTGTTCAAGCAGGAGTCTCAGGGATGCTTTGACGTTCGTACTGACGCGGTGGGGTATTTGCAGCAGGGTGGGGCTCCCTCTCCCTTCGACCGGCTCCTCGCGGTGCGGCTGATGTGGGAAACGATGTGCCACCTTGACGCCGCCCTAGATTCCGGGCAGTGCGCCATTGAATATATCGGTGAGGAAAACGGTCAGATGGCGTACCACGACATTTCCCAGATGGAGAAACAAGTTGATTCAGAAAAGCGCCGTCCCATCAACCAATGGTGGATGGGCTTGCGGCCTCTGATTGAAGTGATGGCCAGCTCAAATCCGCCAATCAAAGACTTCCCCCTGCCGGTCATTGACATGAGCGGGCCGGAGTCCTAG
- a CDS encoding alpha-amylase family glycosyl hydrolase — MNTSYPRPKWLDNAVFYEIYPQSFQDSNGDGIGDIPGIISRLDYLKELGVDALWLNPLFDSPFKDAGYDVRDYKLVAPRYGTNEDLVRLFDQAHARGIRVLLDLVPGHTSEEHAWFQSSARPEPNEFSDRYVWTDSWISGGDGYPFIGGETERDGTYILNFFKCQPALNYGWAHPKYPWQDPALGPSARKTCDAMVDVMRFWLSAGADGFRVDMANSLVKHDDEGKPYTIKTWHYMFDQIRPEFPEAAFVAEWGVPNEAVQAGFDMDFYLDWRWDNRPNGYNILLRNTNTPYVREDDLSYFNADAPTDICGFLEQYEPQLRAAEKAGAFFSLITCNHDTWRVAPRLTERELGLAWATILTLPGVPFIYYGDEIGLRHQLLPTKEGGYVRTGARTPMQWDSGDNLGFSTAAPADLYLPVDTSADAPTVAAQQAQPDSLWHTVARVLECKRELPALAADSAFTVLRAEPNQRLFVFKRENAAQDLIVAVNPAHASAEYDLAQARPVRFSIGSARVAGTTLQLGPQSFAIL, encoded by the coding sequence GTGAATACCTCATACCCTCGTCCCAAGTGGCTGGATAACGCGGTTTTCTATGAAATTTATCCCCAGAGTTTTCAGGACTCCAACGGGGACGGCATCGGGGATATTCCGGGCATTATTTCCCGGCTGGACTATCTAAAAGAGTTGGGAGTCGACGCCCTGTGGCTCAATCCCCTGTTTGATTCGCCTTTCAAGGACGCCGGATACGATGTGCGCGACTACAAGTTGGTTGCTCCCCGCTACGGCACTAACGAGGACCTGGTAAGGCTTTTCGACCAGGCACACGCCCGCGGGATTCGCGTGCTGTTGGACCTAGTTCCCGGCCACACTTCTGAGGAACACGCCTGGTTTCAGTCCAGCGCCCGCCCCGAACCCAACGAGTTTTCGGACCGCTACGTGTGGACCGACTCTTGGATTTCCGGGGGCGACGGCTATCCCTTTATTGGCGGGGAAACGGAACGTGACGGAACCTATATCCTCAACTTTTTCAAATGCCAGCCGGCGTTGAACTACGGTTGGGCTCACCCGAAATATCCCTGGCAAGACCCGGCTTTAGGTCCCTCCGCCCGGAAAACCTGTGACGCGATGGTCGACGTCATGCGTTTCTGGCTCTCTGCCGGTGCCGACGGATTCCGGGTAGACATGGCAAACTCCCTGGTGAAACACGATGATGAAGGCAAACCGTACACCATCAAGACCTGGCACTATATGTTTGACCAGATCCGTCCCGAGTTTCCCGAAGCCGCGTTTGTCGCCGAGTGGGGGGTGCCCAACGAAGCGGTACAAGCCGGGTTTGACATGGACTTTTACCTGGATTGGCGGTGGGACAATCGCCCTAACGGCTACAACATCTTGCTGCGCAACACGAACACCCCGTACGTGCGGGAAGATGACCTGAGCTACTTCAACGCGGACGCCCCCACCGACATCTGTGGATTCCTGGAGCAATACGAGCCGCAGCTGCGCGCCGCCGAGAAAGCCGGAGCCTTTTTCAGCCTCATCACCTGTAATCACGATACTTGGCGGGTAGCGCCCCGACTGACCGAACGTGAACTCGGCTTGGCGTGGGCGACGATACTGACCCTGCCCGGAGTTCCGTTTATCTATTACGGGGATGAGATTGGCCTGCGCCACCAGTTGCTGCCCACCAAAGAGGGCGGTTACGTGCGTACCGGAGCTCGCACCCCAATGCAGTGGGATAGCGGCGACAACCTGGGATTTTCTACGGCTGCCCCAGCGGACCTCTATCTGCCGGTCGATACCAGCGCGGACGCTCCCACCGTGGCGGCGCAACAAGCCCAACCGGATTCTTTGTGGCACACGGTGGCGCGCGTGCTGGAATGCAAGCGGGAACTCCCGGCTTTGGCAGCTGATAGCGCTTTCACGGTCCTCAGGGCCGAGCCGAACCAGCGTTTATTTGTTTTCAAAAGGGAGAATGCCGCGCAAGACCTGATTGTGGCGGTCAATCCGGCGCACGCTAGCGCCGAATATGATTTGGCACAAGCGCGCCCGGTGCGTTTTAGTATCGGTTCAGCTCGGGTGGCGGGAACCACGCTACAGCTGGGACCCCAAAGTTTCGCGATTCTGTAA
- the amrB gene encoding AmmeMemoRadiSam system protein B, translating into MSFVREPAVAGSFYPQDPGELQQTVDDLLKKAASLITNDVSQDSQGRPLRQLMAVQVPHAGYIYSGLTAAVGYQLVRTLRPRRVVIAGPTHRVGFRGIALSEATAFATPLGEVPVDQEAQQYLVEHSSAAEFFEPSHVEEHALEVQLPFLQTVFRGLDFSIVPLAVGDCTPEEVCESLQTLVSIPGENPDDTLIVVSSDLSHYLSYDEARKLDTTTLSQVMSLEYPLDPRQACGAYAWSGLIRLARRLQWHPQLLMNASSGDTAGGKSRVVGYSSVAFWKYNPPEDEFGIPDRYGSLLPQMAREILIDSFRDGNRIGSMNTISKFSESDRALQLLLRSVGASFVTLTKHGQLRGCIGSLAPHRMLSEDIAANTLAAAFEDPRFPPLQASELDQIKIEVSVLTEPQAFERFEGESNDSYLSRLRPGIDGVILRRGFHRATFLPQVWSELPDVHDFISQLMYKAGLGAEEFGPEIKLETYQVQAWGEAEV; encoded by the coding sequence ATGAGTTTCGTGCGTGAACCAGCGGTAGCAGGATCTTTTTACCCCCAGGATCCAGGTGAGCTGCAACAAACGGTTGACGACCTGCTGAAAAAGGCCGCCTCCCTCATCACTAACGATGTTTCGCAAGACTCACAAGGCAGACCTCTGCGGCAACTGATGGCGGTGCAGGTTCCCCACGCCGGATACATCTATTCCGGTCTCACCGCCGCAGTCGGCTACCAGCTCGTCAGGACCTTGCGTCCCCGACGTGTCGTCATTGCCGGCCCCACGCACCGAGTCGGATTCCGCGGTATCGCACTGAGTGAAGCTACCGCTTTCGCCACTCCCCTGGGGGAAGTTCCGGTGGACCAGGAGGCCCAACAATACCTGGTGGAGCATAGTTCCGCCGCAGAGTTTTTCGAGCCCTCCCACGTGGAGGAACACGCCTTGGAAGTCCAGCTGCCCTTCCTGCAAACCGTTTTCCGCGGCCTAGACTTCTCTATCGTGCCCCTAGCGGTCGGAGATTGCACCCCGGAGGAAGTTTGCGAAAGCCTGCAAACTCTGGTTTCAATTCCGGGGGAGAATCCTGACGATACCTTGATTGTCGTGTCCTCGGATTTGTCCCACTACCTGAGCTACGACGAGGCGCGCAAACTTGACACCACGACCTTGTCTCAAGTCATGTCGTTAGAGTACCCCCTCGACCCGCGTCAAGCCTGCGGTGCTTACGCTTGGTCCGGCCTGATTCGTTTGGCGCGCCGACTCCAGTGGCATCCGCAGCTGCTGATGAACGCTAGCTCCGGGGACACCGCCGGAGGTAAATCGCGGGTTGTTGGTTATTCCTCCGTGGCTTTCTGGAAGTACAATCCGCCGGAGGATGAATTCGGCATCCCGGATCGTTACGGCTCGCTGCTACCTCAGATGGCTCGTGAAATTTTGATTGATTCGTTCCGAGATGGCAATCGTATCGGCTCTATGAATACCATCAGCAAGTTCAGCGAGTCGGACCGTGCTTTGCAGTTGCTGCTGCGTTCGGTCGGGGCTTCTTTCGTGACTTTGACAAAACACGGGCAGCTGCGCGGATGTATCGGTTCGCTGGCTCCGCATCGAATGCTCAGTGAGGACATCGCCGCGAACACTTTGGCCGCTGCTTTTGAAGACCCGCGGTTCCCTCCTCTGCAAGCCTCGGAACTCGATCAGATTAAGATTGAGGTTTCTGTCCTCACGGAACCTCAGGCTTTTGAACGTTTCGAGGGGGAAAGCAACGACTCCTATCTGTCCCGGCTGCGCCCCGGTATAGACGGGGTCATTTTGCGCCGCGGTTTCCACCGGGCGACTTTCCTGCCCCAGGTCTGGAGTGAGCTACCCGATGTACACGACTTTATCTCGCAGCTCATGTATAAAGCCGGGCTGGGCGCCGAGGAATTCGGGCCGGAAATCAAGCTAGAAACGTATCAGGTTCAAGCCTGGGGCGAGGCCGAAGTCTGA
- a CDS encoding extracellular solute-binding protein, producing MSMTFKKAFGLIAASAVALSMSACGGAGGDSAGGQSEDVSLSVWAPQEDQADGNSWLAKMEESFEKAHPEYKITWKNDVVSEGDAKTKVETDPAAAADVYMFANDQLGGLLDAEAIGELGENEAKQVKEQNEPSMVDSVTGTDGKIYGVPFTSNTWFMYYNSKKFSADDVKSLDAMLAKGKVSFPLDNSWFIQSFYTKGAGLTFFGDKGNDASKGITFADGDAAATAVTKYLVGLANNPNFMDDAEGSGLGALKAGDVDVLFSGTWDAANVKEALGDGYAAAKLPTYQLDGKDVQMEAFAGSKAVAYNPHAKNAKAAAQFAAFLGSTEAQKAHYEMRGIVPTDKSLVDSVTDDDFAAKAQLEVISGASILQPTISAMGSWWDPAQAFGKGILNKEITEATAEAQTQKWSEQLAKMVG from the coding sequence ATGTCCATGACGTTTAAGAAAGCCTTTGGTCTGATTGCCGCCTCGGCGGTCGCCCTGTCCATGAGCGCCTGCGGCGGCGCTGGCGGGGATAGCGCTGGCGGTCAGTCCGAAGACGTGTCGCTGTCTGTGTGGGCTCCTCAAGAGGACCAAGCGGACGGCAACAGCTGGCTGGCTAAGATGGAGGAATCCTTCGAGAAGGCTCATCCGGAATACAAGATCACCTGGAAGAATGACGTGGTCTCTGAGGGCGACGCCAAGACTAAGGTGGAAACTGATCCGGCCGCTGCTGCTGATGTTTACATGTTTGCCAACGACCAGTTGGGCGGCCTGCTCGATGCCGAGGCTATCGGCGAGCTGGGTGAGAACGAAGCCAAGCAGGTCAAGGAACAGAATGAACCGTCCATGGTGGATTCGGTCACCGGTACCGATGGCAAGATTTACGGTGTTCCCTTCACCTCGAACACCTGGTTCATGTACTACAACTCTAAGAAGTTCTCAGCTGATGACGTGAAGTCTTTGGACGCGATGCTCGCTAAGGGCAAAGTGTCTTTCCCGCTCGATAACTCCTGGTTCATTCAGTCTTTCTATACCAAGGGTGCGGGTCTGACATTCTTCGGTGACAAGGGCAACGATGCCTCCAAGGGCATCACCTTTGCCGATGGCGATGCCGCCGCCACCGCGGTGACAAAGTACCTGGTCGGCTTGGCCAATAACCCGAACTTTATGGATGACGCGGAAGGCTCCGGTCTGGGCGCACTGAAGGCCGGCGATGTCGACGTGCTGTTCTCCGGGACCTGGGATGCCGCCAATGTGAAGGAAGCCTTGGGCGATGGATACGCCGCTGCCAAGCTGCCGACCTACCAGCTGGATGGCAAAGATGTCCAGATGGAGGCTTTTGCCGGGTCCAAGGCTGTGGCTTACAACCCGCACGCCAAGAACGCCAAGGCTGCCGCTCAGTTTGCGGCTTTCTTGGGCTCCACCGAAGCCCAAAAGGCTCACTACGAGATGCGTGGCATTGTCCCGACCGACAAGTCCCTGGTCGATTCCGTTACGGATGACGACTTCGCCGCCAAGGCTCAGCTGGAAGTCATCTCTGGGGCTTCCATCCTGCAGCCGACAATCTCCGCGATGGGTTCCTGGTGGGATCCTGCCCAGGCTTTCGGAAAGGGCATCTTGAACAAGGAAATCACCGAGGCTACCGCCGAAGCTCAAACCCAGAAGTGGTCTGAGCAATTGGCCAAGATGGTTGGCTAA
- the pgi gene encoding glucose-6-phosphate isomerase, translating into METKDPTTLAAWKDLSAMAAGFHLDLRKAFAADPARAENLSFSAADLHVDLSKNLITGAVFEKLLELSAQAGVRDLSEAMFNGEHINNTENRAVLHTALRAPAGTQLVVDGKDVIAQVHEVLGRIYDFADSVRDGSWVGVSSKRIQTVVNIGIGGSDLGPYMAYEALRPFVKPGLECRFVSNIDPTDIAEKTRDLDPETTLFIIVSKTFTTLETITNAKAARTWLLRGLQERGVIDDTEAAAKDAISKHFVAVSTALDKVADFGIDPRNAFGFWNWVGGRYSVDSAVGTSLAVAIGREGFEEFLAGFRAIDEHFRSTPPASNVPLLMGLLNVWYSNFLHAQTHAVLPYSQYLHRFPAYLQQLTMESNGKRVRRDGSLVSYDTGEVFWGEPGTNGQHAFYQLIHQGTRLIPVDFIAFARPTWDLTDSETGKRQHELFLGNFFAQSAALAFGKTPDEVRAEGTKEELVAHRTFPGDRPSTSIMAPALTPKVLGELIALYEMITLVEGAIWGIDSFDQWGVELGKAMAIDLGPAISGDAEALAQTDASTRGLLEYYFAHK; encoded by the coding sequence ATGGAAACGAAAGACCCGACAACCCTGGCAGCGTGGAAAGACCTCAGCGCGATGGCCGCAGGCTTCCACCTGGATTTGCGTAAAGCCTTTGCGGCCGACCCCGCCAGGGCAGAAAACCTCTCATTCTCGGCCGCGGATTTGCACGTGGATTTGTCAAAGAACCTGATTACCGGAGCCGTTTTTGAAAAACTATTGGAGCTTTCCGCCCAAGCCGGGGTGCGCGACTTGAGCGAGGCCATGTTCAACGGCGAACACATCAACAACACGGAAAACCGGGCCGTGCTGCACACCGCGCTGCGGGCTCCCGCTGGAACCCAGCTGGTGGTAGATGGCAAGGATGTTATCGCTCAGGTACACGAGGTCTTGGGGCGAATTTACGACTTCGCCGACTCGGTGCGTGACGGGTCTTGGGTTGGGGTCAGTTCCAAACGTATCCAGACCGTGGTTAATATCGGTATTGGCGGCTCTGACCTGGGCCCCTACATGGCTTACGAGGCGCTGCGGCCTTTCGTGAAGCCCGGCCTGGAATGCCGTTTTGTGTCCAACATTGACCCCACTGACATTGCGGAAAAAACCCGTGACCTGGACCCGGAAACGACCCTGTTCATCATCGTTTCCAAGACTTTCACCACCCTGGAAACCATCACCAACGCGAAAGCCGCCCGCACCTGGCTGCTGCGCGGCCTACAGGAACGCGGCGTCATCGACGACACCGAGGCGGCCGCGAAAGACGCTATCTCCAAGCACTTCGTGGCGGTGTCCACGGCCTTGGACAAGGTCGCGGACTTCGGCATCGACCCCCGCAACGCCTTCGGTTTTTGGAACTGGGTGGGTGGACGCTATTCCGTGGATTCCGCGGTGGGAACGTCTCTCGCGGTGGCCATCGGTCGGGAAGGTTTCGAGGAGTTTTTGGCTGGTTTCCGCGCCATCGACGAGCATTTCCGCTCTACCCCGCCGGCATCGAACGTGCCGCTGCTGATGGGCTTACTGAACGTGTGGTACTCCAACTTCCTGCACGCCCAGACCCACGCGGTGTTGCCCTATTCCCAGTATCTGCATCGTTTCCCCGCCTATCTGCAGCAGCTCACGATGGAATCCAACGGGAAACGGGTGCGCCGAGACGGCAGCCTGGTCAGCTACGATACCGGCGAAGTGTTCTGGGGAGAGCCCGGCACGAACGGCCAGCACGCCTTTTACCAGCTGATTCACCAGGGAACTCGGCTGATTCCGGTGGACTTTATTGCGTTTGCCCGTCCGACCTGGGACCTCACTGACAGCGAAACCGGGAAACGTCAGCACGAACTGTTCCTGGGCAACTTCTTTGCCCAGAGCGCGGCGCTGGCTTTTGGGAAAACTCCCGATGAGGTGCGGGCGGAAGGCACGAAGGAAGAACTGGTGGCACACCGGACTTTCCCCGGCGACCGACCCTCTACTTCCATCATGGCACCGGCTCTCACCCCGAAAGTGCTGGGGGAGCTCATCGCCCTGTACGAGATGATTACGCTGGTCGAAGGCGCAATCTGGGGTATTGATTCTTTCGACCAGTGGGGGGTGGAGCTGGGCAAGGCAATGGCCATCGATCTGGGTCCGGCCATCAGCGGAGACGCCGAGGCTTTGGCGCAGACAGACGCTTCGACCCGGGGGCTGCTGGAATATTATTTTGCTCACAAGTAA
- a CDS encoding sugar ABC transporter permease produces the protein MDATQTSKREARLRKKLGKDYISPSPYSLKAAFREGDAITKISAVVFGLGNLTHRQFVKGAIFLLLEIAFFAFLFTNGLGYLAKLPGLGDQEQGKVLVNGYWEYTAGDNSVIILLYGVATILIILAFIGLWNLSVRSAYKAQVLTAKHGRAPSIREDIADLLDTRSHIGFLFLPTLGILTFSVLPLIFMISMAFTSYDHKHLVLFDWVGLQNFGAIFANSSGDVNLRIFSSVLVWTLVWAIFATFLNFFLGMFMAMLINRKTTRFKNFWRACFSMSIAVPQFVSLLVINLMLQPQGAINRLLMDWGWIDQALPFFTDATWARVTVIVVNLWVGIPFTIMQITGILQNIPADQYEAAKIDGANSWVIFRKITMPYIIFVLTPYLITTFTGNVNNFNVIYLLSRGAPVPVGDSAGKTDLLITWLYKLTVDKNDYNLGAVIGIMTFIVLAVVSLITYRRSGSFKNEEAFR, from the coding sequence ATGGACGCAACGCAAACGTCAAAACGCGAGGCGAGGTTACGTAAGAAACTTGGGAAAGACTACATCTCACCCTCGCCCTATAGCCTCAAAGCTGCCTTCCGGGAAGGCGACGCCATTACCAAAATCTCCGCCGTCGTCTTTGGGCTGGGCAACCTGACGCATCGCCAGTTTGTGAAGGGGGCGATTTTCCTACTCCTCGAGATAGCGTTTTTTGCTTTCCTGTTCACCAACGGTTTGGGTTACCTCGCGAAACTTCCCGGACTGGGCGACCAAGAGCAAGGCAAAGTACTGGTCAACGGGTATTGGGAATACACTGCCGGGGATAACTCGGTCATTATCCTGCTCTACGGTGTAGCCACGATACTCATCATTCTGGCGTTCATCGGTTTGTGGAATCTTTCGGTGCGTTCGGCCTACAAGGCCCAGGTGCTGACCGCGAAACACGGCCGAGCTCCTTCGATACGCGAAGACATCGCGGACTTACTGGACACTCGTTCCCATATCGGCTTTTTGTTCCTGCCGACTCTGGGCATCCTCACTTTCAGTGTCCTGCCGCTGATTTTCATGATTTCCATGGCTTTCACCAGCTATGACCACAAGCATCTGGTGCTTTTCGATTGGGTCGGGCTACAGAATTTTGGGGCGATTTTCGCCAATTCTTCCGGAGATGTGAACCTGCGAATCTTTAGTTCCGTGCTGGTGTGGACTCTAGTGTGGGCCATCTTTGCAACCTTCCTAAACTTCTTCTTGGGCATGTTCATGGCCATGCTCATCAATCGCAAAACTACCCGCTTTAAGAATTTTTGGCGGGCGTGCTTCTCGATGTCCATCGCGGTGCCGCAGTTCGTGTCCCTGCTGGTCATCAACTTGATGCTGCAGCCCCAAGGCGCCATCAACCGGTTGCTGATGGACTGGGGCTGGATTGATCAAGCCCTGCCCTTCTTTACGGATGCCACCTGGGCTCGTGTCACCGTCATCGTGGTGAACCTCTGGGTCGGTATTCCCTTCACGATTATGCAGATTACGGGCATTTTGCAAAACATTCCCGCCGACCAGTACGAAGCTGCCAAGATTGACGGCGCCAACTCCTGGGTAATTTTCCGTAAAATCACCATGCCCTACATCATCTTCGTGCTCACCCCCTATCTGATTACGACTTTCACGGGCAACGTCAATAACTTCAACGTTATCTACCTGCTGTCCCGCGGTGCGCCCGTACCGGTGGGAGATTCCGCCGGTAAGACTGACCTCTTGATTACCTGGCTGTACAAACTCACGGTAGACAAGAACGACTACAACCTCGGTGCGGTCATCGGTATCATGACCTTCATCGTGCTGGCGGTGGTGTCGCTCATTACCTACCGGAGATCCGGTTCCTTTAAGAACGAGGAGGCCTTCCGATGA
- a CDS encoding malate dehydrogenase gives MAKSPVNVTVTGAAGNIGYSLVFRIASGEMLGPDQPVRIKMLEITPALKAAEGTAMELNDCAFPLLDGIDITDDPNVAFSGCNFGLLVGSMPRKQGMERADLISANGGIFGPQGKAINDNAADDVRILVVGNPANTNAVIAAASAPDVPASRFNAMMRLDHNRAMSQLAEKLNVPVSTIKKMIVWGNHSADQYPDISFCEVDGKPACGLVDEAWLDDYFVPTVAKRGAAIIEARGKSSAASAAAAAIDHMHSWACGTPAGDWVTAAIPSTGQYGVPEGLSYGFPVTSDGKEWKVVEGLELSDKTKAKIKFNADKAAEEIDTVKSLGIM, from the coding sequence ATGGCTAAAAGTCCTGTAAATGTTACCGTCACCGGTGCTGCTGGCAATATCGGATACTCGCTGGTATTCCGCATCGCCTCCGGCGAAATGCTCGGCCCGGATCAGCCGGTTCGTATCAAAATGTTGGAAATCACCCCGGCTCTGAAGGCTGCCGAGGGCACTGCCATGGAACTGAATGACTGCGCTTTCCCTCTGTTGGATGGTATTGACATTACCGACGACCCCAACGTGGCGTTCTCGGGCTGTAACTTTGGCCTGTTGGTCGGTTCGATGCCGCGTAAGCAGGGCATGGAACGTGCGGATTTGATTAGCGCCAACGGCGGTATTTTCGGTCCGCAAGGCAAGGCCATCAATGACAACGCCGCTGATGACGTGCGTATTTTGGTGGTGGGTAACCCGGCGAACACCAACGCGGTTATTGCCGCGGCCTCCGCCCCGGATGTTCCCGCCTCGCGTTTCAACGCCATGATGCGCCTGGATCACAACCGAGCCATGAGCCAGCTGGCTGAAAAGCTCAACGTGCCGGTGTCCACCATCAAAAAGATGATTGTGTGGGGTAACCACTCTGCTGACCAGTACCCGGATATCTCTTTCTGTGAGGTGGATGGCAAGCCGGCGTGCGGCTTGGTCGATGAGGCTTGGTTGGACGATTACTTCGTTCCGACAGTGGCCAAGCGCGGGGCGGCCATCATCGAGGCTCGTGGCAAGTCCTCCGCTGCCTCAGCGGCTGCCGCGGCTATCGATCACATGCATTCCTGGGCTTGCGGTACTCCCGCGGGCGACTGGGTTACCGCCGCTATTCCTTCAACCGGCCAGTACGGCGTTCCCGAGGGTCTTTCCTACGGCTTCCCCGTGACCTCTGACGGCAAGGAATGGAAAGTCGTGGAGGGTCTCGAGCTCTCGGATAAGACCAAGGCAAAGATTAAGTTCAATGCCGACAAGGCTGCTGAGGAAATCGACACCGTGAAGTCTCTGGGCATTATGTAA